The Styela clava chromosome 13, kaStyClav1.hap1.2, whole genome shotgun sequence genome has a window encoding:
- the LOC144431282 gene encoding uncharacterized protein LOC144431282 has protein sequence MQRLLRSSKSEGIQPFPSRLRECIKRNAQELKNKVKCKPLEKLTTKENVLLRTIDLKTNNSKSIEFQDFFEEKEIVGSFSKTCEHVCIIGSKGSGKTTVLARFIGEAYAGRIPQIENEHVLHVINCHRFDANEEITVPEFLFGDFGEESVTLGEKREGYEWMKNNPTKLTFVVDSLESLRYPIEEDNTVGHYDRATPGTILRNLIEGNLFISCAVLTTCEAKKFEEHVDGDDKLPVEKTILVSGLSPASINRIASKYLGEERFNESFVYLKSVSPYLMTLCENPTMLILTLASIKNCDDPEFLPKSMSGVVIKMLNRIIEKSKDVDSGNIAITLEKLKFLAFHIKRKKISDITSEQLQATGLTSTVLLSNWFVLDGIALISEVESSSPGEKDLQFIHPVLIDVLFGIFIAELEWEKFSKFVENFFSSNRYSSIARYVGGCIMDEKIFEESLNCYAMNTVRLTQLRNDKDRKCTLIKRRLTSWLLELEDIFELDNQLNLFHTICECGREIKPIVYLNIDKLKLCRFGSWILNSADMCSIATIISYRVELEQLALTDCPVSPFLLDTLQRCIRAINKFSKVQNFALNIDEGEKSATEEYIHSITGLLMYTSNNMDLRGWRLNNNEIMLLQKMLNDLQKYSLKIQTGPEKFIVTQSNWYDAIQKEIPPEGGCVSLHDFNFDFPKGSLTDKTKVQLEMTNLPPDYPDAYLIISSTVNVSINAELWKPLNISVNPWVSKDDKEDEVILEVLHLEDGSDSWTTVETMPFSDETDVVFQCQSFSRISLAIKMLFGHKVSLPISGVICFNKNIWCVWFFLDTKATRSEAIENLKYEGYKSLCSFNTVFAKFGDEIEVKLEILRPDEGFSFRFRHKLSFQLNLKMRKLGLPHLTYYLEHDGPVRKPCTLKIEYDIMLNNAQAENGFGCFEHNVEATLEKSFSRPKKRIEDVLNEIPTRFSAGKFKNFALSSRGLSLDMSEVDHMDEENRKINDKIRAMVMAWKEKNGNNATGEALSRIIEAYFDENPTSDNTERLLLERTYEEAASHYGSFHEWIGFAISGNGLNIPLQIREQIIGDQENITRNQKLQMLRYWTESAGDSVSSKMLEEVMENYDQAPA, from the exons ATGCAACGACTTCTCAGATCTTCGAAATCAGAAGGAATTCAACCTTTTCCATCTCGACTACGGGAATGCATTAAAAGAAATGCGCAAGAACTGAAAAACAAGGTGAAATGCAAACCCTTAGAAAAACTTACAACaaaagaaaatgttttattgagaACTATAGACTTGAAAACGAACAATAGCAAATCAATTGAATTCCAAGATTTCTTTGAAGAAAAGGAAATAGTAGGATCGTTTTCTAAAACATGTGAACATGTTTGTATCATCGGATCCAAGGGGTCAGGTAAAACAACCGTATTAGCCAGGTTCATTGGTGAAGCATACGCAGGTCGCATTCCTcaaattgaaaatgaacatgTTTTACATGTCATAAACTGCCACCGCTTTGATGCAAACGAGGAAATCACAGTACCCGAGTTTCTTTTTGGCGACTTCGGCGAAGAATCAGTAACACTTGGTGAAAAACGAGAGGGATATGAGTGGATGAAAAACAATCCCACGAAACTTACATTCGTGGTGGACTCTCTAGAATCACTTCGTTATCCTATTGAAGAAGACAATACCGTAGGGCATTATGATCGCGCAACTCCTGGTACTATCCTACGCAATTTGATAGAGGGAAATTTATTCATTTCCTGTGCAGTACTCACCACATGCgaagcaaaaaaatttgaagaacaCGTTGATGGAGACGATAAGCTACCCGTTGAAAAGACTATTCTTGTGTCCGGATTGTCACCAGCATCGATAAATAGAATTGCGTCAAAATATCTTGGAGAAGAGCGTTTTAACGAGTCTTTTGTATATCTCAAGAGCGTATCACCCTACTTGATGACTTTATGTGAAAACCCTACGATGCTAATTTTAACATTGGCAAGCATCAAAAATTGTGACGATCCTGAGTTTCTGCCAAAAAGCATGTCAggtgtggtgataaaaatgtTGAATCGCATTATTGAGAAATCTAAAGATGTGGATTCTGGAAACATCGCCATTACATTAGAAAAATTGAAGTTTCTAGCTTTTCACATAAAAAGGAAGAAAATTTCTGACATCACCTCAGAGCAACTCCAGGCGACAGGACTTACATCTACTGTTCTACTAAGCAATTGGTTTGTTTTGGATGGCATTGCGTTGATCTCAGAGGTTGAAAGCAGCTCACCCGGAGAAAAAGATTTGCAATTCATCCATCCAGTTTTAATTGATGTACTCTTTGGAATATTCATTGCTGAGCTCGAATGGGAAAAGTTCTcaaaatttgtagaaaatttttttagtaGTAATCGTTATTCGTCAATTGCAAGATATGTTGGAGGATGCATCATggacgaaaaaatatttgaagaaagcCTCAATTGTTATGCTATGA ACACAGTTCGATTAACCCAGCTTAGGAATGACAAAGATCGCAAATGCACTCTGATAAAACGTAGGCTGACATCCTGGCTACTAGAGCTTGAAGATATCTTTGAGCTCGACAATCAGCTAAATTTATTCCACACCATATGTGAATGCGGCAGAGAAATCAAGCCTATCGTCTACTTGAACATTGACAAGTTAAAATTGTGTCGTTTCGGATCATGGATTCTCAACAGTGCAGATATGTGCTCCATTGCCACCATCATAAGTTATCGTGTGGAGCTTGAACAACTGGCTCTCACTGATTGTCCTGTCTCACCATTTCTCCTCGACACACTTCAGAGATGTATACGTGCTATCAATAAATTCAGCAAG GTACAAAATTTTGCACTCAATATCGACGAAGGTGAAAAAAGTGCAACTGAAGAATACATACATTCCATTACCGGACTTCTTATGTATACATCAAATAATATGGACCTCAGGGGATGGCGATTGAACAACAATGAAATTATGTTATTGCAGAAAATGCTGAACGATCTTCAAAAATAT AGTCTCAAAATACAGACAGGCCCTGAAAAATTCATTGTTACTCAAAGTAATTGGTACGACGCTATCC AGAAAGAAATACCACCAGAAGGTGGCTGTGTTTCGTTGCACGATTTTAACTTTGATTTTCCAAAGGGTTCATTGACAGACAAAACCAAG GTACAGTTGGAAATGACAAATTTGCCCCCCGATTATCCAGATGCCTATCTAATCATTTCATCAACAGTAAACGTTTCAATCAACGCTGAATTATGGAAACCTTTAAATATCAGCGTAAATCCATGGGTCTCCAAAGACGATAAAGAGGATGAGGTTATTTTAGAAGTGCTTCACTTGGAAGACGGAAGCGATTCGTGGACGACTGTGGAAACCATGCCGTTTTCGGACGAAACCGACGTGGTATTCCAATGTCAAAGTTTCAGTAGAATTTCACTTGCAATCAAGATGCTTTTTGGACACAAAGTCAGTTTACCTATAAGCGGTGTGATTTGTTTCAACAAAAACATTTGGTGCGTGTGGTTTTTTCTTGACACAAAGGCCACTAGAAGCGAAGCAATTGAAAATCTTAAATATGAAGGATATAAAAGTCTATGTTCATTTAACACGGTGTttgcaaaatttggagatgaGATTGAAGTCAAATTAGAAATCCTACGGCCTGATGAAGGTTTCTCTTTTCGATTTCGCCATAAACTAAGCTTTCAGCTAAATCTTAAAATGAGGAAACTTGGACTTCCCCACTTGACGTATTATCTCGAACATGATGGACCTGTCCGGAAACCATGCACTCTGAAAATTGAATATGACATCATGCTAAATAACGCACAAGCTGAAAATGGATTTGGATGTTTTGAACATAATGTAGAGGCCACACTAGAAAAAA gTTTTTCGCGTCCCAAGAAGCGCATCGAAGATGTTTTGAATGAAATTCCAACACGCTTTTCTGCgggaaaattcaaaaattttgcacTTTCGAGCAGAGGCTTATCTTTGGATATGTCAGAAGTGGACCACATGGATGAAGAAAATCGGAAAATAAACGATAAAATAAGAGCTATGGTTATGGCATGGAAAGAAAAAAATG GAAACAACGCAACTGGCGAAGCACTATCACGAATCATTGAAGCCTATTTTGATGAAAATCCAACCTCCGACAATACCGAACGTTTGCTGTTGGAAAGAACTTACGAAGAAGCGGCTTCTCATTATGGCTCGTTTCACGAGTGGATCGGGTTTGCAATCTCAGGGAATggtttgaatataccattacaAATACGGGAACAAATTATCGGAGATCAGGAGAACATCACCCGAAATCAAAAATTACAGATGTTACGCTACTGGACTGAATCGGCTG gtGATTCTGTCAGCTCTAAAATGTTAGAAGAAGTTATGGAAAATTATGATCAAGCACCGGCATAG
- the LOC144431372 gene encoding uncharacterized protein LOC144431372, which translates to MCDARDETVFHILCECSKLAQREYKYRHDNLARIVHWELCKLYGLNRENNWYDHTPEKSQNNDNVTILWDFNIQTDHVITHRRPDIVVINSSENTCLIIDIAVPADHRILLKEKEKIEKYQDLRREMGKIWNVKTRIIPVVVGALGAISNKLEGYLKDMNLPNRLESLQKAALLGSARILRRVLEI; encoded by the coding sequence ATGTGTGATGCAAGAGATGAGACAGTTTTTCATATATTGTGTGAATGCTCAAAATTGGCGCAAAGAGAATACAAATATCGACACGATAATCTAGCAAGAATTGTTCATTGGGAACTCTGCAAACTATACGGCCTTAACAGAGAAAACAATTGGTACGACCACACCCCAgaaaaatcacaaaacaatGATAACGTTACGATTCTATGGGATTTTAACATACAAACAGACCACGTCATTACCCACAGAAGGCCTGATATTGTAGTAATAAATTCATCCGAAAATACATGCTTGATAATCGACATAGCAGTTCCGGCCGATCATCGTATTTTATTaaaggaaaaagaaaaaatagaaaaatatcaaGATTTACGGAGAGAAATGGGAAAAATATGGAATGTAAAAACGAGAATTATACCTGTTGTCGTTGGTGCCTTGGGTGCAATATCAAACAAGCTAGAAGGGTATTTAAAAGATATGAATTTGCCTAATAGATTGGAATCTTTGCAAAAGGCGGCTCTTTTGGGAAGTGCAAGAATACTGAGAAGGGTTCTTGAAATCTAA
- the LOC120332644 gene encoding uncharacterized protein LOC120332644 yields MQRLLRSSKSEEIQPFPSRLRECIKRNAQELENKVKCKPMEKFTTKENVLLRDIDLKTNNSKSIEFQDFFEEREIVGSFSKTCEHVCIIGSKGSGKTTVLARFIGEAYAGRIPQIENEHVLHAINCHRFDANEEITVPEFLFGDFGEESVTLSEKREGYEWMKNNPTKLTFVVDSLESLRYPIEEDNTVGHYDRATPRTILRNLIEGNLFISCAVLTTCEAKKFEEHVDGDDKLPVEKIIIVTGLSPASINRMASKYLGEERFNESFVYLKSVSPYLMTLCENPTILILTLASIKNCDDPEFLPKSMSGVVIKILNRIIEKSKDVDYGNIAITLEKLKFLAFHIKRKKISDITSEQLQATGLTSTVLLSNWFVLDGIALISEVESSSPGEKNLQFIHPVLIDVLFGIFIAELEWEKFSKFVENFFSSNRYSPIARYVGGCIMDEKLFEESLNCYAMNTVRLTQLRNDKDRKCTMIKRRLTSWLLELEDIFELDNQLNLFHTICECGREIKPIVYLNIDKIKLCRFGSWILNSADMCSIATIISYRVELEQLALTDCPVSPILLDTLQRCIRAINKFSKVQNFALNIDEGEKIATEEYIHSITGLLMYTSNNMDLRGWRLNNNGITLLQKMLNDLQKYSLKIQTGPEKFIVTQSNWYDAIQKEIPPEGGCVSLHDFNFDFPKGSLTDKTKVQLEMTNLPPEYPDAYLIISSTVNVSINAELWKPLNIRVNPWVSKDDKEDEVILEVLHLEDGSDSWTTVETMPFSDETDVVFQCQSFSRISLAIKMLFGHKVSLPISGVICFNKNIWCVWFFLDTKATRSEAIENLKYEGYKSLCSFNTVFAKFGDEIEVKLEILRPDEGFSFRFRHKLSFQLNLKMRKLGLPHLTYYLEHDGPVRKPCTLKIEYDIMLNNTQAENGFGCFEHNVEATLDKSFSRPKKRIEDVLNEIPTRFSAGKFKNFALSSRGLSLDMSEVDHMDEENRKINDKIRAMVMAWKEKNGNNATGEALSRIIEAYFDENPTSDNTERLLLERTYEEAASHYGSFHEWIGFASSGHGLNIPLQIREQIIGDQENITRNQKLQMLRYWTESAGDSVSSKMLEEVMENYDQAPA; encoded by the exons ATGCAACGACTTCTTAGATCTTCGAAATCAGAAGAAATTCAACCTTTTCCATCTCGACTACGGGAATGCATTAAAAGAAATGCGCAAGAACTGGAAAACAAGGTGAAATGCAAACCTATGGAAAAATTTACAACaaaagaaaatgttttattgagaGATATAGACTTGAAAACAAACAATAGCAAATCTATTGAATTCCAAGATTTTTTTGAAGAAAGGGAAATAGTTGGATCATTTTCTAAAACATGTGAACATGTTTGTATCATCGGATCCAAGGGGTCAGGTAAAACAACCGTATTAGCCAGGTTCATTGGTGAAGCATACGCAGGTCGCATTCCTcaaattgaaaatgaacatgTTTTACATGCCATAAACTGCCACCGCTTTGATGCAAACGAGGAAATCACAGTACCCGAGTTTCTTTTTGGCGACTTCGGCGAAGAATCAGTAACACTTAGTGAAAAACGAGAGGGATATGAGTGGATGAAAAACAATCCCACAAAACTTACATTTGTGGTGGACTCTCTAGAATCACTTCGTTATCCTATTGAAGAAGACAATACAGTAGGGCATTATGATCGCGCAACTCCTCGTACTATTCTACGCAATTTAATAGAGGGCAATTTATTCATTTCCTGTGCAGTACTCACCACATGCgaagcaaaaaaatttgaagaacaCGTTGATGGAGACGATAAGCTACCTGTTGAAAAGATTATTATTGTGACTGGATTGTCACCAGCATCAATAAATAGAATGGCATCAAAATATCTTGGAGAAGAGCGTTTTAACGAGTCTTTTGTTTACCTCAAGAGCGTATCACCCTATTTAATGACTTTATGTGAAAACCCTACGATACTAATTTTAACATTGGCAAGCATCAAAAATTGTGACGATCCTGAGTTTCTGCCAAAAAGCATGTCAGgtgtggtgataaaaattttgaatcgcaTTATTGAGAAATCTAAAGATGTGGATTATGGAAACATCGCCATTACATTAGAAAAATTGAAGTTTCTAGCTTTTCACATAAAAAGGAAGAAAATTTCTGACATCACCTCAGAGCAACTCCAGGCGACAGGACTTACATCTACTGTTCTACTAAGCAATTGGTTTGTTTTGGATGGCATTGCGTTGATCTCAGAGGTTGAAAGCAGCTCACCCggagaaaaaaatttgcaattcaTCCATCCAGTCTTAATTGATGTACTCTTTGGAATATTCATTGCTGAGCTCGAATGGGAAAAGTTCTcaaaatttgtagaaaatttttttagtaGTAATCGTTATTCGCCAATTGCAAGATATGTTGGAGGATGCATCATGgacgaaaaattatttgaagaaAGCCTCAATTGTTATGCTATGA ACACAGTTCGATTAACCCAGCTTAGGAATGACAAAGATCGCAAATGCACTATGATAAAACGTAGGCTGACATCCTGGCTACTAGAGCTTGAAGATATCTTTGAGCTCGACAATCAGCTAAATTTATTCCACACCATATGTGAATGCGGCAGAGAAATCAAGCCTATCGTATACTTGAACATTGACAAGATAAAATTGTGTCGTTTCGGATCATGGATTCTCAACAGTGCAGATATGTGCTCCATTGCCACCATCATAAGTTATCGTGTGGAGCTTGAACAACTGGCTCTCACTGATTGTCCTGTCTCACCAATTCTCCTCGACACACTTCAGAGATGTATACGTGCTATCAATAAATTCAGCAAG GTACAAAATTTTGCACTCAATATCGACGAAGGTGAAAAAATTGCAACTGAAGAATACATTCATTCCATTACCGGGCTTCTTATGTATACATCAAATAATATGGACCTCAGGGGATGGCGATTGAACAACAATGGAATTACGTTATTGCAGAAAATGCTGAACGATCTTCAAAAATAT AGTCTCAAAATACAGACAGGCCCTGAAAAATTCATTGTTACTCAAAGTAATTGGTACGACGCTATCC AGAAAGAAATACCACCAGAAGGCGGCTGTGTTTCGTTGCACGATTTTAACTTTGATTTTCCAAAGGGTTCATTGACAGACAAAACCAAG GTACAGTTGGAAATGACAAATTTGCCCCCCGAGTATCCAGATGCCTATCTAATCATTTCATCAACAGTAAACGTTTCAATCAACGCTGAATTATGGAAACCTTTAAATATCCGCGTAAATCCATGGGTCTCCAAAGACGATAAAGAGGATGAGGTTATTTTAGAAGTGCTTCATTTGGAAGACGGAAGCGATTCGTGGACGACTGTGGAAACCATGCCGTTTTCGGACGAAACCGACGTGGTATTCCAATGTCAAAGTTTCAGTAGAATTTCACTTGCAATCAAGATGCTTTTTGGACACAAAGTCAGTTTACCTATAAGCGGTGTGATTtgtttcaacaaaaatatttggtgCGTGTGGTTTTTTCTTGACACAAAGGCCACTAGAAGCGAAGCAATTGAAAATCTTAAATATGAAGGATATAAAAGTCTATGTTCATTTAACACGGTGTttgcaaaatttggagatgaGATTGAAGTCAAATTAGAAATCCTACGGCCTGATGAAGGTTTCTCTTTTCGATTTCGCCATAAACTAAGCTTTCAGCTAAATCTTAAAATGAGGAAACTTGGACTTCCCCACTTGACGTATTATCTGGAACATGACGGACCTGTCCGGAAACCATGCACTCTGAAAATTGAATATGACATCATGCTAAATAACACACAAGCTGAAAATGGATTTGGATGTTTTGAACATAATGTAGAGGCCACACTAGATAAAA gTTTTTCGCGTCCCAAGAAGCGCATCGAAGATGTTTTGAATGAAATTCCAACACGCTTTTCTGCtggaaaattcaaaaattttgcacTTTCGAGCAGAGGCTTATCTTTGGACATGTCAGAAGTGGACCACATGGATGAAGAAAATCGGAAAATAAACGATAAAATAAGAGCTATGGTTATGGCATGGAAAGAAAAAAATG GAAACAACGCAACTGGCGAAGCACTATCACGAATCATTGAAGCCTATTTTGATGAAAATCCAACCTCCGACAATACCGAACGTTTGCTGTTGGAAAGAACTTACGAAGAAGCGGCTTCTCATTATGGCTCGTTTCACGAGTGGATCGGGTTTGCAAGCTCAGGGCATggtttgaatataccattacaAATAAGGGAACAAATTATCGGAGATCAGGAGAACATCACCCGAAATCAAAAATTACAGATGTTACGCTACTGGACTGAATCGGCTG gtGATTCTGTCAGCTCTAAAATGTTAGAAGAAGTTATGGAAAATTATGATCAAGCACCGGCATAG